In a genomic window of Littorina saxatilis isolate snail1 linkage group LG6, US_GU_Lsax_2.0, whole genome shotgun sequence:
- the LOC138968068 gene encoding myosin-11-like, with protein MASLKRYPLPFQRVRKLVYAVVNGDLEYVRSVVPKQVNVNQAVIPYPGGASTYLAFIAVDHNKPEALEYLIEHGLDSSVKDRQGMNLFCKVANMPHISKEFTDKLFVEQNGSLNNLLNDQTASGNTAVHLAVSNLYTLTAMLRMTDELRVATIRNIQGDTALALAIKTGGKDNPTVATMLAEYAMNVSHEPLSTTDRDGYTPIELAGMYGITSLVRLLTSGRRRHKHRTPSPQMSRSMSRSTISVASARGSDDEEGSMYEDEMFVHKSASEERLDNGGLVAEIIRLQETNERLQAELDDIVANMPTGRISEEDCNLAVDNTKRLLKDEMDQMRSDLETVIEKKDAHIVELTRTLGNYPETEKLREKIRDLEKNKDALVSDRNTLGDMFTEVNNINEHLKDNLANKDEELAAAEGYRSELTDQQALLMERVKLASATIMALRATVDTLREDVDTLWDSVDGRNQLVDELQDTIASKDREIEMIRESAEGDAKDLTRKIAGLRAVVAEKSEAASAHGKLLNDQKARISALQVEVEALQDDVADQEDVIREKDEEKGALADVDNKKIGTLEARLAKFGNLETALRATKQELAAAKDESITKNEVINDLKYQLGKHAQVTAGMRNKLDEMKGELTGRTRDIQKRLDEQTRELADRDFEIKTLREERSDCDLEIKTLRQELDGLDLERANLREELDGRNREIQESQASVQALTAKVEKQTSSLSEAMNKKFAIEKDLVTAENTVASLEDDKETHKKALGKAFKDHNDYMTRTVLEIETREKQIQTLEGRLRTVAGTKNQLEEVTSKLDVANGKVANLTGELESLKKDYARQLKDAKDEAGANIKKVKNAYKEQLDAVNEAHEQNLNMIKTKLAAAKSAFDKQIAEYEQECETALEEEMQRNKKVVEEMKQDHQIEIDNLKEQHKDALEDIYKTCTDEISDSNRMRQIRQLKQELMDLEDATDVKMRAAESHHQAELRELLDKIEALKRDNSKLKRCVEVDALTSICNTVGIS; from the coding sequence ATGGCTTCCTTAAAGAGATATCCACTACCATTTCAGAGGGTGCGCAAACTGGTCTATGCCGTGGTGAACGGCGACCTAGAGTATGTACGGTCTGTAGTTCCGAAGCAAGTAAATGTCAACCAGGCAGTTATTCCTTACCCGGGGGGTGCATCTACCTACTTGGCATTTATTGCAGTAGACCACAACAAGCCCGAGGCGCTAGAGTACCTGATAGAGCACGGTCTAGACTCGTCCGTCAAGGACAGGCAGGGCATGAACTTGTTTTGCAAGGTGGCCAATATGCCGCACATAAGCAAAGAGTTCACGGATAAGCTGTTTGTCGAGCAAAATGGTTCTTTGAACAACCTTTTGAACGATCAAACTGCCTCGGGCAACACTGCGGTGCATTTGGCTGTGAGCAACCTGTATACCCTGACGGCCATGTTGCGCATGACAGATGAGCTGCGGGTTGCCACGATAAGAAACATTCAGGGTGACACGGCTCTCGCTCTGGCCATCAAGACTGGGGGAAAAGATAACCCTACTGTAGCAACTATGCTGGCCGAATATGCCATGAACGTGTCTCACGAGCCTCTCAGCACTACAGACAGAGACGGGTACACTCCCATAGAGCTAGCCGGAATGTACGGTATAACTAGTCTGGTACGACTCTTGACGTCAGGTCGGAGGCGACATAAGCACAGAACGCCCTCACCCCAGATGTCTAGGTCAATGTCGAGGTCTACTATATCTGTGGCTAGTGCCCGTGGGTCAGACGACGAAGAGGGGTCTATGTACGAAGATGAGATGTTTGTCCACAAAAGCGCCTCTGAAGAAAGATTGGATAACGGTGGTTTAGTGGCCGAGATTATACGCCTACAAGAAACTAACGAACGGTTGCAGGCTGAGCTCGATGATATTGTGGCTAACATGCCCACGGGTCGTATCTCGGAGGAAGATTGCAACCTGGCCGTGGACAACACCAAACGGTTACTCAAAGACGAGATGGATCAGATGAGATCCGACTTGGAGACGGTTATAGAGAAGAAAGACGCCCACATCGTGGAGCTCACCCGGACCTTGGGGAACTACCCCGAGACTGAAAAGCTGCGGGAGAAGATTCGTGACCTGGAAAAAAACAAGGACGCCTTGGTCTCGGACAGAAACACCCTCGGGGATATGTTTACGGAGGTAAATAATATCAACGAACACCTGAAGGACAATTTGGCTAATAAAGACGAGGAACTGGCTGCGGCCGAGGGGTATAGATCGGAACTGACCGATCAACAAGCTCTGCTCATGGAGAGGGTTAAACTGGCTTCGGCTACCATTATGGCCTTGCGGGCCACAGTAGATACACTTAGAGAAGATGTAGACACCCTGTGGGACAGCGTGGACGGCCGCAACCAGTTGGTTGACGAGCTCCAAGACACCATAGCCTCAAAGGACAGGGAGATCGAGATGATCAGAGAATCTGCCGAGGGAGACGCCAAAGACCTGACTAGAAAGATTGCCGGCCTGCGGGCTGTGGTGGCTGAGAAAAGTGAAGCCGCTTCCGCCCACGGGAAACTTCTAAACGATCAAAAGGCCCGCATATCCGCCCTTCAAGTTGAAGTGGAGGCGCTCCAAGATGATGTAGCTGACCAAGAAGACGTCATCAGAGAGAAGGACGAAGAGAAAGGTGCTTTAGCAGACGTCGATAATAAGAAAATTGGCACCCTCGAAGCCCGTCTGGCCAAGTTTGGGAACTTAGAGACTGCACTCAGAGCCACCAAACAAGAGCTGGCCGCCGCTAAGGACGAGTCTATCACGAAAAACGAGGTGATTAACGACCTCAAATACCAATTAGGTAAACACGCTCAGGTGACTGCCGGGATGAGAAACAAGCTGGACGAGATGAAAGGCGAGCTGACCGGTAGAACTCGAGATATTCAGAAACGGCTGGACGAACAGACCCGGGAGCTGGCCGATCGAGATTTCGAGATAAAGACTCTGCGCGAAGAACGGAGTGATTGTGACCTCGAGATAAAGACTCTGCGCCAGGAACTAGACGGCCTTGACCTCGAGAGAGCAAACCTGCGAGAAGAACTGGACGGTCGCAACCGCGAGATACAAGAAAGCCAAGCATCCGTGCAGGCGCTGACCGCCAAGGTAGAAAAGCAGACGTCTAGTCTGTCCGAGGCCATGAACAAAAAGTTTGCCATCGAGAAAGACCTGGTAACTGCGGAGAATACTGTGGCATCTCTCGAGGACGATAAAGAGACACACAAGAAAGCGCTCGGAAAGGCCTTCAAGGATCATAATGATTACATGACGAGAACTGTCTTGGAGATAGAGACGCGGGAAAAGCAGATCCAGACTCTCGAAGGACGTCTCAGGACTGTGGCGGGCACCAAGAACCAGCTGGAAGAAGTTACCTCGAAGCTAGACGTGGCAAACGGGAAGGTAGCCAACTTGACAGGTGAGCTGGAATCTCTCAAGAAAGATTACGCTCGTCAACTCAAGGACGCAAAAGACGAGGCGGGCGCGAATATTAAAAAGGTAAAGAACGCTTACAAGGAACAGTTGGACGCGGTCAATGAGGCCCACGAGCAAAACTTGAACATGATCAAGACGAAGCTTGCTGCCGCCAAGTCGGCCTTTGACAAGCAAATCGCGGAGTACGAACAGGAATGCGAAACCGCCCTTGAGGAAGAAATGCAACGTAACAAGAAAGTCGTAGAAGAGATGAAACAGGATCATCAGATAGAGATTGACAACCTCAAGGAGCAACACAAGGACGCCTTAGAAGACATATACAAGACCTGCACAGACGAAATCTCTGACAGCAACCGCATGAGGCAAATCAGACAGCTTAAACAGGAGCTGATGGACCTCGAGGACGCCACAGACGTCAAGATGAGAGCTGCGGAGTCTCACCACCAGGCTGAGTTGCGCGAGCTGTTGGACAAGATCGAGGCTCTAAAGCGGGACAACAGCAAGTTAAAACGTTGCGTCGAGGTGGACGCCCTCACGAGCATTTGTAACACGGTGGGGATTAGTTAG